One segment of Malassezia restricta chromosome V, complete sequence DNA contains the following:
- a CDS encoding RNA-binding protein Musashi, with amino-acid sequence MSEADDLYADLYGEEAEPSVSAPPAPKPEAAAPAAATPAPSTSVPAATPAAAGAVPETSSAPSFIPGRPAPPPLDSAEARSAAAARGEHIAPQDLPDEGKMFVGGLNWDTDEESLRRYFGQFGPVASCTVMRDGASGRSRGFAFVTFSDPKSVNAVMVREHFLDGKIIDPKRAIPRPEQSKTQKCFVGGLPQTVTQDSFKQLFQQFGHVLDSTVMMDKDTGRPRGFGFVTFENDDGVENTLAHQPLLLDGKQIEVKRAQSRGQPQPNAAPNRFSSDPARGSNAQAPLRMWGAGGGSANGGDKAPAQMPGFGAGGFDPQAMAKMYQQMGWGSSAWNPQLMWQQMMAAYMSSAATGGMPGAPPGGRAQGAGRSGQDAGWGSRGDDARGRGAAGGPAHQRERSPTRGSRSYDERSRF; translated from the exons ATGTCGGAAGCAGATGATCTGTATGCGGATTTGTATGGCGAAGAGGCCGAGCCATCGGTGAGTGCGCCCCCCGCGCCTAAGCCAGAGGCGGCTGCTccggcagcagcgacgccagcacCGTCGACATCCGTACCTGCTGCGAcgccagcagcggcggGTGCCGTGCCCGagacgagcagcgcgccgtcgTTTATTCCTGGGCGTCcggcgcctccgccgcTGGATTCGGCAGAGGCACGTAgtgcggcagcggcgcggggTGAGCACATTGCGCCCCAGGATCTGCCTGACGAAGG AAAAATGTTCGTGGGCGGACTCAACTGGGACACCGACGAGGAGAGTCTGCGCCGCTACTTTGGACAGTTTGGTCCCGTGGCATCGTGCACGGTCATGCGCGATGGCGCCTCGGGCCGCTCGCGTGGCTTTGCGTTCGTAACTTTCTCAGATCCCAAGTCGGTCAATGCCGTCATGGTGCGTGAGCACTTCTTGGACGGCAAGATTATCGATCCCAAGCGCGCCATTCCGCGCCCCGAGCAGTCCAAGACCCAAAAGTGCTTTGTGGGTGGACTGCCCCAGACTGTTACGCAGGACTCGTTCAagcagctcttccagcagTTTGGTCACGTCTTAGACAGCACAGTGATGATGGACAAAGACACGGGTCGCCCGCGTGGCTTTGGTTTTGTAACATTCGAGAACGACGATGGCGTAGAAAATACGCTTGCTCACCAGCCCCTGCTTCTGGATGGCAAGCAGATCGAGGTCAAGCGCGCACAGTCGCGGGGTCAGCCACAGCCCAACGCCGCACCCAACCGCTTCTCGTCAGATCCCGCGCGCGGTAGCAATGCCCAGGCTCcgctgcgcatgtggggcgccggcggcggtAGTGCGAATGGCGGCGATAAGGCACCTGCCCAGATGCCCGGCTTtggcgcaggcggcttTGATCCTCAGGCGATGGCCAAGATGTATCAGCAGATGGGCTGGGGCAGCTCGGCGTGGAATCCGCAGCTCATGTGGCAGCAGATGATGGCTGCGTATatgagcagcgccgccacagGTGGCATGCCCGGTGCCCCCCCAGGCGGCCGTGCACAGGGCGCCGGCCGCTCAGGGCAGGATGCTGGCTGGGGTAGCCGCGGCGACGATGctcgtggccgtggcgccgcgggTGGCCCAGCGCATCAGCGTGAACGCTCGCCCACGCGTGGATCGCGTAGCTATGATGAACGTAGTCGATTCTAA
- a CDS encoding DNA-directed RNA polymerase II subunit RPB11 yields MANAPDRYTLFLLQPGEQRIEVQEDMRIPNAATFVFNKEDHTLGNMLRHAVLSMPGVLFCGYKVPHPLEPRVLVKIQTDGSQTPVEVLQQACTKLIVHIGSLKQNWAKEVRLGTDSGSYGTQLWPSYEPGAPMAGSDYDADRAAGGALGGYVDM; encoded by the coding sequence ATGGCGAACGCGCCCGATAGATATACCCTGTTCCTCCTCCAGCCGGGGGAACAGCGCAtcgaggtgcaggaggaCATGCGCATACCAAATGCGGCCACCTTTGTGTTTAATAAGGAAGATCACACCCTGGGCAAtatgctgcgccatgctgtTCTGTCCATGCCGGGCGTGCTCTTCTGTGGCTACAAAGTGCCGCATCCCCTTGAGCCGCGTGTTCTCGTCAAGATTCAGACGGACGGTAGCCAGACGCCCGTCGaagtgctgcagcaggcctGCACAAAACTCATCGTTCACATCGGCTCGCTGAAGCAAAACTGGGCGAAGGAGGTGCGTCTCGGCACAGACAGTGGTAGCTATGGCACACAGCTCTGGCCGTCGTACGAGCCAGGTGCACCCATGGCCGGCAGCGACTATGACGCCGAccgcgccgctggcggTGCTTTGGGTGGCTATGTAGATATGTAG
- a CDS encoding peroxin-14, which produces MSEPSERMGPSAPRADMVANAVSFLEDPNVQSSSMSQRISFLESKGLTSQEIDRALSQVGRAPPPLPPSAPYPMMPAYPPARPQRDWRDWFIMAVVSGTVGYGVVSLARRYLYPHLQPPNKTVLEEEREALEAKYDEVALHLEELDQTTEAMSQGLAAQQSAIQASVRGVNDLVAESRSREEQRDKDLEHMKSEMESMREEFASMLERSRASSITALTDLQGELKSLRSLLVSRGGLSTPSASAPAESSAPPPAKAAPQIPAWQLESHDE; this is translated from the coding sequence ATGTCTGAGCCGTCGGAGCGTATGGGGCcgagtgcgccgcgcgcggaTATGGTCGCGAATGCGGTCTCGTTTCTGGAGGATCCCAACGTCCAGAGCTCCTCCATGTCGCAGCGCATCAGTTTCCTCGAGTCCAAGGGCCTGACGTCGCAGGAGATCGACCGAGCGCTGAGCCAGGTGGGCCGTGCCCCtccgccgctgccgccgtctGCACCGTACCCGATGATGCCTGCATACCCACCTGCGCGCCCGCAGCGCGATTGGCGCGACTGGTTCATTATGGCTGTCGTGTCGGGCACGGTGGGCTACGGTGTCGTGTCGCTTGCACGACGATACCTGTATCCGCACCTGCAGCCGCCGAACAAGACGGTGCTGGAggaggagcgcgaggcgctcgaggccaAGTATGACGAGGTTGCGCTGCATCTGGAGGAGCTGGATCAGACGACGGAGGCGATGAGCCAGGGCcttgccgcgcagcagtCGGCGATCCAGGCGAGCGTACGTGGCGTCAATGACCTCGTGGCCGAGTCGCGGTCGCGggaggagcagcgcgaTAAGGATCTGGAGCACATGAAGTCGGAGATGGagtcgatgcgcgaggaGTTTGCGTCGATGCTGgagcgctcgcgcgcgtcgtccattACGGCGCTCACGGATCTGCAGGGCGAGCTCAagtcgctgcgctcgctgctcgtgtcgcgcggcggcctCAGCACGCCGagtgcgtcggcgccggcggAGTCGTCGGCCCCGCCGCCGGCCAAGGCAGCGCCGCAGATTCCTGCGTGGCAGCTCGAGTCGCACGATGAATAG
- a CDS encoding vacuolar protein sorting-associated protein 45, whose translation MDVCQAVSAYVERMVKEVRGMKMLLLDDHTTPTMSATFTQSALLEHEVYLTDKLSHRPRERMHHLQCLVYVRPCPASIHALCQELLSPKYGAYWLYFSNVVAKHDIEALAEADQHQLVQAVQEFFSDYVPVTASHFTLQYDVPPHRLWGSHLVQWDPDAFEHHTSALLSLLLSLKKKPVVRYERMSALARKLADELVTRMNDSHASLFDFRRTDVPPLLLVLDRRNDPVTPLLTQWTYQAMVHELLGIHNGRTVMHTEHGPQEIVLSVDHDPFFAANLYDNLGDLGASIKDYVVQFQAQSASNSSIETVQDMKRFIEQYPEFQRLRGNVSKHVALLGELSQLVDTHHLLEVSELEQSLASNENHTTDLRNVQTLIGSERIRPDAKLRLAMLYALRYQKWSGNRIDAVVQQLIDAGVQDVALVYVMLNLCGAEQRQDDLFANENILARGKSALKGLKGVDNVYTQHTPHLVKTLDHLLRGKLRTSSYPFAGTDAPDAPATVYPGGPPTRPQDVIVFVIGGTTYEEARMMALLHVPGTHFVLGGTTIHRSQSFLHMMQHTAQHLPASVTQPPPSMAQSMPHLRLGPVQLAVPQEGDLEQVAMGAMDMLGRVIRPGP comes from the coding sequence ATGGATGTGTGCCAGGCCGTCTCGGCgtacgtcgagcgcatggtcAAGGAGGTGCGCGGCATGAAGATGCTGCTCCTCGACGACCACACGACGCCCACCATGTCCGCGACGTTCACGCAGTCCGCcctcctcgagcacgaggtgTACCTGACCGACAAACTCAGCCACCGCCCACGCGAGCGGATGCACCACCTGCAGTGCCTCGTGTACGTGCGCCCGTGCCCGGCGTCGATACACGCGCTGTGCCAGGAGCTGCTCTCGCCCAAATACGGCGCCTACTGGCTCTACTTCAGCAACGTCGTCGCGAAGCACGACATCGAGGCcctggccgaggccgaTCAGCaccagctcgtccaggcCGTCCAGGAGTTCTTCTCCGACTACGTGCCCGTGACGGCGTCGCACTTCACGCTGCAgtacgacgtgccgcccCACCGCCTCTGGGGCTCGCACCTCGTGCAGTGGGACCCCGACGCCTTCGAGCACCACACCAGTGCGCTGCTCTCCCTCCTCCTCAGCCTCAAAAAGAAACCCGTCGTGCGCTacgagcgcatgagcgCGCTCGCCCGCAAgctcgccgacgagctcgtcaCGCGCATGAACGACTCCCACGCGTCGCTCTTCGACTTCCGCCGCAcggacgtgccgccgctcctCCTCGTGCTCGACCGCCGCAACGATCCCGTCACGCCTCTCCTGACGCAGTGGACGTACCAGGCGATGGTGCATGAGCTCCTCGGTATCCACAACGGGCGCACCGTCATGCACACCGAGCACGGCCCGCAGGAGATCGTGCTCTCCGTCGACCACGACCCGTTCTTCGCCGCCAACTTGTACGACAACTTGGGCGATctcggcgcctcgatcaAGGACTACGTCGTCCAGTTCCAGGCGCAGTCCGCGTCCAACTCAAGCATCGAGACCGTGCAGGACATGAAGCGCTTCATCGAGCAATACCCCGAGTttcagcgcctgcgcggcAACGTCAGCAAACACGTCGCcctgctcggcgagctcagccagctcgtcgacacACACCACCTCCTCGAAGTCAGCGAGCTCGAACAGAGCCTCGCAAGCAACGAGAACCACACCACAGACCTGCGCAACGTGCAGACGCTCATCGGCTCAGAACGCATCCGCCCCGACGCCAAGCTCCGCCTCGCTATGCTGTACGCACTGCGGTACCAAAAGTGGTCCGGCAaccgcatcgacgccgtcgtccagcagctcatcgaCGCAGGCGTCCAGGACGTCGCCCTCGTCTACGTCATGCTCAACCTATgcggcgccgagcagcgccaaGACGATCTGTTCGCCAACGAAAACATCCTCGCCCGCGGCAAGAGCGCCCTCAAAGGTCTCAAGGGCGTCGACAACGTGTACACACAGCACACACCACACCTCGTCAAGACCCTCGACCACCTCCTGCGCGGCAAGCTCCGTACCTCCAGCTACCCGTTCGccggcaccgacgccccCGACGCCCCAGCGACCGTGTACCCCGGCGGACCGCCCACACGGCCGCAGGACGTGATCGTATTCGTCATCGGCGGCACCACGTAcgaagaggcgcgcatgaTGGCCCTCCTGCATGTGCCCGGCACCCACTTTGTGCTCGGCGGCACCACCATCCACCGCTCCCAGTCGTTCCTGCACATGATGCAGCACACCGCGCAGCATCTGCCCGCGTCCGtgacgcagccgccgccgtcgatgGCGCAGAGCATGCCGCACCTCCGCCTCGGGCCCGTGCAGCTCGCCGTGCCGCAGGAAGGCGatctcgagcaggtcgccATGGGCGCCATGGACATGCTGGGCCGCGTCATCCGCCCTGGGCCATAG
- a CDS encoding amino acid transporter: MDALEPCPAPGQKRTALSYLFPNNDQVLSRRAKFTDDIDTATASTPPPVVAADDHEKPKIEEGLIEQINGPYTGEEPKALPRTLGRFGAFFNMIAFSFALGVLSIPMAVATIGIVPFILQCLFFGFLSWYTGYQYWRIAMMYPGIHNLQQVGELMYGPSCAVAFAVIQAVFGIFVQGSHALLGGYAFYYLGWHGCMVGMAAVFAVISWIVTLPRSYKLFSMFAATSFTSIITVIIIAMIASGVTGPVNKDPSDPPREILAFGATKQIPHSFLDGMLYTSNVFVSFGATTSYLPIIAEMHHPRQFLTSLNMLVIISIVLYIIVGCIMNYNLGQYTISPSLGSLSPIMVKVSYGLSLPTILVAGCCSAQVTGKMFLLNFFSKSRRRFLENKWILWSVWITINFLSWVAAYVLAELIPFFNSFLGIMSSVFWSTFLFLACWFYIWRHQHDYHRTWRNRLGLVVALLIIGIAGFFLIAGTWAVAVSIRDLYNAGKVGGPFECSMPV; this comes from the coding sequence ATGGACGCCCTCGAGCCCTGCCCTGCGCCGGGGCagaagcgcacggcgctgtcgtACCTGTTCCCCAATAACGACCAGGTGCTCAGCCGGCGAGCCAAGTTCACCGACGACATCGATACCGCCACCGCGTCCACGCCCCCGCCCGTCGTGGCCGCGGACGACCACGAAAAGCCCAAAATCGAAGAGGGCCTCATCGAGCAGATCAATGGCCCCTACACCGGCGAGGAGCCCAAGGCACTCccacgcacgctcggccGCTTCGGCGCCTTCTTCAATATGATCGCCTTCTCGTTCGCCCTCGGCGTGCTGAGCATACCCATGGCCGTCGCCACCATCGGCATCGTCCCCTTCATCCTCCAGTGCCTGTTCTTCGGCTTCCTCTCGTGGTACACGGGCTACCAGTACTGGCGCATCGCGATGATGTACCCCGGCATCCACAACCTCCAGCAGGTCGGCGAGCTCATGTACGGCCCCTcgtgcgccgtggcgtTCGCCGTCATCCAGGCCGTGTTTGGCATCTTTGTGCAGGGCAGCCATGCCCTGCTCGGCGGCTACGCCTTCTACTACCTCGGCTGGCACGGCTGCATGGTCGGCATGGCCGCCGTGTTCGCCGTCATCTCGTGGATCGTcacgctgccgcgctcgtACAAGCTCTTCTCGATGTTCGCGGCCACGTCGTTCACGTCGATCATCAccgtcatcatcatcgccATGATCGCCAGTGGCGTGACGGGCCCCGTCAACAAGGACCCATCCGACCCGCCCCGCGAGATTCTCGCGTTCGGCGCGACGAAGCAGATCCCCCACTCGTTCCTCGACGGCATGCTGTACACCAGCAATGTGTTTGTGAGTTTCGGCGCCACCACATCGTACCTGCCGATCATCGCCGAAATGCACCACCCACGCCAGTTCCTCACGAGTCTGAACATGCTCGTCATCATCTCCATCGTGCTCTACATCATCGTCGGCTGCATCATGAACTACAACCTGGGACAGTATACCATCTCGCCGTCCCTCGGCAGTCTGTCGCCTATCATGGTCAAGGTCTCCTACGGCCTCAGTCTGCCCACCATCCTCGTCGCtggctgctgcagcgcgcaAGTGACGGGCAAAATGTTCCTGCTCAACTTCTTCAGCAAGTCGCGGCGGCGGTTCCTCGAGAACAAGTGGATCCTGTGGTCCGTGTGGATCACCATCAACTTCCTGTCCTGGGTAGCCGCCTacgtgctcgccgagctcattCCCTTCTTCAACTCGTTCCTCGGCATCATGTCCTCCGTGTTCTGGAGCAccttcctcttcctcgCCTGCTGGTTCTACATCTGGCGCCACCAGCACGACTACCACCGCACGTGGCGAAACAggctcggcctcgtcgtcgccctCCTGATCATCGGCATCGCAGgcttcttcctcatcgCCGGCACATGGGCCGTCGCCGTCAGCATCCGCGACCTCTACAACGCCGGCAAGGTCGGCGGACCGTTCGAGTGTAGCATGCCGGTCTAG
- a CDS encoding solute carrier family 25 (mitochondrial 2-oxodicarboxylate transporter), member 21 encodes MTTTATPPPVPLPTYYTLGAGAVAGIFELACLYPLDVVKTRLQLQRQARSDAPRGIARMLVSIVRHEGLATLYRGIAPLLVLEAPKRALKFGANDAWGKAMRPVVRHQRVRAVVTGCLAGATESLMVVPFELVKVRLQDRAQRSLYRGPMDVVRHIVRQDGYAGLYRGLPATMIRHVMWNGGYFGSIPAIQARLPRATSKSERLRNSLVSGTLGGFIGTVLNTPLDVVKTRIQNASTYSGGTFAQLGHILRHEGAGALYKGFWPKVVRLAPGGGLMLLVVDAITSYVRVWLGPPYYT; translated from the coding sequence atgacgacgacggccaCGCCACCGccggtgccgctgccgacgtactacacgctcggcgcggGAGCCGTCGCTGGTATTTTTGAGCTGGCGTGCCTGTATCCGCTCGACGTGGtcaagacgcgcctgcagctccagcgccagGCGAGGTCGGATGCGCCCCGCGGCAttgcgcgcatgctcgtgtCGATCGTGCGGCACGAGGGTCTTGCGACGCTGTACCGCGGCattgcgccgctgctggtgctcgaggcgccgaagcgGGCGCTCAAGTTTGGTGCGAACGATGCGTGGGGCAAGGCGATGCGCCCTGTCGTGCGCCACCAGCGTGTGCGCGCGGTGGTGACGGGGTGCCTGGCGGGCGCCACCGAGAGTCTGATGGTCGTGCCGTTTGAGCTCGTCAAGGTGCGGCTGCAGGACCGTGCGCAGCGGAGTCTGTACCGTGGCCCGATGGATGTGGTGCGGCACATTGTGCGGCAGGACGGCTATGCGGGCCTGTACCGTGGTCTGCCGGCGACGATGATCCGGCATGTGATGTGGAATGGCGGCTACTTTGGCTCGATTCCCGCGATCCAGGCGCGGCTGCCGCGTGCGACGAGCAAGTCGGAGCGGCTGCGCAACAGTCTCGTGTCCGGCACGCTCGGTGGGTTCATCGGCACGGTGCTCAACACGCCGCTGGACGTCGTCAAGACGCGCATCCAGAACGCCTCGACGTACTCGGGCGGCACgtttgcgcagctcgggcacatcctgcgccacgaggGCGCGGGCGCGCTGTACAAGGGCTTCTGGCCGAAGGTggtgcgcctcgcgccgGGCGGCGGCCTCATGCTGCTggtcgtcgatgcgatTACCTCCTACGTCCGCGTGTGGCTGGGCCCGCCCTACTACACATGA
- a CDS encoding serine/threonine-protein kinase produces MSVADPVVCESTVAMHDEPTIAAMDLPIASPAAQQYFAAHPRRPHVYFGDYLLLQTLGEGEFGKVKLGVHRHFGEETAIKLIKREMVAAAEEHQADGSKMSKVEREISVLRLLRHPNIVHLYEVIESERYIGIVLEYGAGGELFDYILAQKCLKEREACRLFAQLVSGVSYLHRKKIIHRDLKLENLLLDRHRNVIITDFGFANNFSARSNDLMATSCGSPCYAAPELVVQDGMYVGAAVDVWSCGVILYAMLAGYLPFDDDPANPDGDNINMLYKYIMATPLSFPDYITAEPRSLLLRMLVPDPAKRATLDEVMAHPWLAPYRDLFHFSVEELESAAVEQQAQKRQAFRDQMVQPSKSAMPPSLSLPAVPAREPDAVPVSATLPALPTAPAVPTEAPKRKSEADEPKARTKPRVSDAERPWSWHAPPKSAPRPESRLAPPLSYQHGGMTMLAPVSVPRRDGPTSFGQEPPSLTSFLPPMWNDKRPRKASLPKDEAAPPVAAPDAAAPPRARPTSLPMPPPVPPVPAAPAVAAPPLVFPPQTRPTSMPVPAPATEPLAPAAPPAPAAPLAPAPAVSFARTSLDTSRETPVRRTTWWPRLPGAAPEERPRPKSMDVERPLSLEEERVQWQRREAERLESERAERQRRDAVREEQAELDQGYRQARDRLEGQYQRQRQVSILEVAGAMEKRLSAHVGTVDPAALTTRHPDEVFAEILDVLHRMGIAVRRTRGELVVECLRPKRLNALERLFASRRQEQARQKWVKGGAPAPPRVSDVERGMHRLSVSGLPASHTAQSLDAFAAPSTAPEYGSAASSDGGHEVRFAVGITRIPRLQGLYSVDIRRLKGNAWSYKFVYDTLLQRLDLGSHV; encoded by the coding sequence ATGTCGGTAGCCGACCCGGTGGTGTGCGAGAGCACGGTTGCGATGCACGACGAGCCTACGATCGCGGCGATGGACCTGCCGATCGCGTCGCCCGCCGCGCAGCAGTACTTTGCGGCGCACCCGCGTCGCCCGCACGTGTACTTTGGCGACtacctgctgctgcagacgctggGCGAGGGCGAGTTTGGCAAGGTCAAGCTGGGCGTGCACCGCCACTTTGGCGAGGAGACGGCGATCAAGCTGATCAAGCGCGAgatggtggcggcggcggaggagcACCAGGCGGACGGGAGCAAGATGAGCAAggtcgagcgcgagatctcggtgctgcgcctgctgcgccatcCCAACATTGTGCATCTGTACGAGGTGATTGAGTCGGAGCGGTAcatcggcatcgtgctcGAGTACGGCGCGGGTGGCGAGCTGTTTGACTACATTCTCGCGCAAAAGTGCCtcaaggagcgcgaggcgtgccGCCTctttgcgcagctcgtctCGGGCGTCTCGTACCTGCACCGCAAAAAGATCATCCACCGCGACCTGAAGCTCGAGAACCTGCTCCTCGACCGCCACCGCAATGTGATCATCACCGATTTTGGCTTTGCGAACAATTTCAGCGCCCGCAGCAACGACCTGAtggcgacgagctgcggcaGTCCGTGCTACGCGGCGcccgagctcgtcgtgcaggACGGCATGTacgtcggcgcggccgtcgacgtgtggtcgtgcggcgtgaTCCTGTATGCCATGCTCGCCGGCTACCTGCCGTTCGACGACGACCCCGCGAACCCTGACGGCGACAATATCAATATGCTGTACAAGTACATTATGGCCACCCCTCTTTCCTTCCCCGACTATATCACCGCCGAGCCGCGCTccctgctcctgcgcatgctcgtgcCGGACCccgcgaagcgcgcgacgctcgacgaggtcaTGGCCCACCCGTGGCTCGCGCCGTACCGCGACCTCTTCCACTTCTCCGTCGAGGAGCTTGAAAGCGCCGCTgtcgagcagcaggcgcagaAGCGCCAGGCGTTCCGCGACCAGATGGTCCAGCCGTCCAagagcgccatgccgccgtcgctgtCCCTCCCTGCCGTGCCGGCGCGCGAGCCGGACGCGGTGCCTGTGTCGGCGACGCTCCCAGCGCTGCCGACCGCGCCGGCTGTGCcgaccgaggcgcccaagcGCAAGAGCGAGGCAGACGAgcccaaggcgcgcaccaagccgcgcgtcagcgacgccgagcgcccGTGGTCgtggcatgcgccgcccaagAGCGCACCGCGTCCCGAGTCGCGCCTAGCACCGCCGCTGTCGTACCAACATGGCGGCATGACGATGCTCGCGCCCGTGTCTGTGCCGCGTCGTGACGGACCGACGTCGTTCGGCCAGGAGCCACCGAGTCTGACGTCCTTCCTCCCGCCGATGTGGAACGACAAGCGGCCGCGCaaggcgtcgctgccgaaggacgaggcggcgccccccgtggcggcgcccgacgccgcggcaccgccgcgagCGAGGCCGACGTCCCtgcccatgccgccgcccgtgccgcctgtgccggcggcgcccGCCGTCGCGGCACCGCCGCTCGTCTTTCCCCCGCAAACGCggccgacgtcgatgcccgTGCCGGCGCCCGCGACCGAGCCTCTCGCCCCcgctgcgcctcctgcCCCCGCTGCGCCTCTCGCCCCTGCCCCCGCCGTGTCGTtcgcgcgcacgtcgctggATACCTCGCGCGAGACGCCCGTCCGCCGCACTACGTGGTGGCCGCGCCTGCCAGGTGCAGCGCCCGAGGAACGGCCGCGCCCCAAGTCGAtggacgtcgagcggccgctctcgctcgaagaagagcgcgtgcagtggcagcgccgcgaggcggagcgactcgagtcggagcgcgccgagcgccagcgccgcgacgcggTACGCGAAGAGCAGGCCGAGCTGGACCAGGGCTaccgccaggcgcgcgaccGCCTCGAGGGACAGTAccagcgccagcggcaAGTGAGCATCCTCGAAGTCGCGGGCGCGATGGAAAAGCGACTCAGCGCGCATGTCGGCACGGTCgatccagcggcgctgacgacgcGGCATCCCGACGAGGTGTTTGCCGAGATcctcgacgtgctgcaCCGCATGGGCatcgccgtgcgccgcacgcgcggcgagctcgtcgtcgagtGCCTGCGCCCCAAGCGCCTGaacgcgctcgagcgcctctttgcGAGCCGGCGGCAGGAACAGGCGCGCCAAAAGTGGGTCAAGGGCGGCGcacccgcgccgccgcgtgtctcggacgtcgagcgcggcatgcacCGCCTGAGCGTCAGCGGCCTGCCGGCGTCCCACACCGCgcagtcgctcgacgcgttcgccgcgccgagcacCGCGCCCGAGTACGGCAGCGCAgcgtcgagcgacggcggccaCGAGGTGCGCTTCGCCGTCGGCATCACTCGGATCCCGCGTCTCCAGGGGCTGTACAGCGTCGACATTCGCCGCCTCAAGGGCAACGCATGGTCCTACAAGTTTGTCTATGATACCttgctccagcgcctcgatctcGGTAGTCATGTGTAG
- a CDS encoding cytoplasmic tRNA 2-thiolation protein 2 — MPPPRGCIRCRRDECVLTVREASYCAPCYARVFDEKMRASLDHTRGAILRQSVVRSAETASPAYAIVCDGSVASYVLVHAMYRLLYVPDAHPSPARAPERARLDVLYIDDGGHADDVRAHIARLAPDAVFVACQLSDVYQRGQGVVCTRQPPWTMGELTEAHETAAHDLLAAMRLRHGTPSAGATRTEDMHRLLSRRVLHDTACARQCAALLFPQDATQTAAYVLDALAKGAGHKLPVEGAASLWVQDVLHLHPLRAFLPHECAYYARVHGLAAPAEAPAAADMSYESISDKSSMGHLAQSLITALQHGVSSTSSTVIGTASKLVLQDTPKLWPTVPADMCPGIGAKGAALVRSVQALPRWDWDECRACPLCRWPAQEGAAQWTSQRSIRHAAFAAHDLDAHLCYACLQVLDIPTGTRVLLPPDVHDLVRRPERPAASVRVVAPAVQDDSMRDALAQPHAPRTSHAPTRVAPDAMRDQVASYLL, encoded by the coding sequence atGCCGCCACCGCGTGGATGTATTCGGTGCCGACGCGACGAGTGCGTGCTCACCGTGCGCGAGGCCTCGTACTGCGCGCCGTGCTATGCACGCGTCTTTGACGAaaagatgcgcgcgagccTAGATCACACCCGCGGCGCCATCCTCCGGCAGAGTGTCGTGCGCTCCGCCGAGACGGCATCGCCGGCGTATGCGATCGTGTGCGACGGCAGCGTCGCCAGTTatgtgctcgtgcacgccaTGTACCGCCTGCTGTACGTACCTGACGCGCACCCCAGTcccgcacgcgcgcctgagcgcgcgcgcttgGATGTGCTGTAcatcgacgacggcggccacgcggacgacgtgcgcgctcACATCGCCCGCCTCGCGCCCGATGCCGTCTTTGTCGCGTGCCAGCTGAGCGACGTGTACCAGCGCGGACAGGGCGTCGTATGCACGCGGCAGCCGCCGTGGACGATGGGCGAGCTgaccgaggcgcacgagaccgccgcgcacgatctgctcgcggccatgcgcctCCGCCACGGCACGCCCAGTGCCGGCGCAACGCGCACCGAAGATATGCACCGCCTCCTGAGCCGCCGCGTGCTCCACGACAccgcatgcgcgcgtcaGTGCGCGGCTCTCCTGTTTCCGCAGGACGCGACGCAGACGGCCGCCTacgtgctcgatgcgctcgccaagGGCGCCGGCCACAAGCTGCCCGTCGAAGGCGCCGCATCGCTGTGGGTGCAGGATGTGCTTCACCTGCATCCGCTGCGTGCCTTCCTCCCGCACGAGTGCGCATACTACGCTCGTGTGCACGGCCTGGCCGCACCGGCTGAGGCACCGGCCGCCGCGGACATGTCGTACGAGTCGATCAGCGACAAGTCGAGTATGGGGCACCTGGCGCAGTCGCTGatcacggcgctgcagcatggcgtgtccagcacgtccagcacggTGATCGGCACGGCCAGCAAGCTCGTGCTCCAGGATACCCCGAAGCTGTGGCCCACCGTGCCCGCCGATATGTGCCCCGGCATCGGTGCGAagggcgcggcgctcgttCGCTCCGTCCAagcgctgccgcgctggGACTGGGACGAGTGCCGCGCGTGCCcgctgtgccgctggcCCGCGCAGgaaggcgccgcgcagTGGACGTCGCAGCGGTCGATTCGGCATGCGGCCTtcgccgcgcacgacctcgatgcgcacctGTGCTATGCGTGCCTGCAGGTGCTCGATATACCCACGGGCACACGCGTCCTGCTGCCGCCCGACGTCCATGacctcgtgcgccgcccCGAGCGCCCGGCCGCCtccgtgcgcgtcgtggcgcctgCCGTGCAGGACGACAGTAtgcgcgatgccctcgCGCAGCCGCATGCGCCCCGCACGTCGCATGCACCCACCCGCGTCGCCCCGGACGCCATGCGGGATCAGGTAGCGTCGTATCTGCTGTAG